A stretch of the Halorussus salinus genome encodes the following:
- a CDS encoding ABC transporter substrate-binding protein — protein MSEQDTTRRSFLAATGSAASAVALGSGFAEESAAQETTSGGQDGGQGGGTLNLINSTLSTLDPIKATDTASGEVIQQVFDALMNYPNGQTNVETLLAKGYQVSDDFKTYTFNLKQGVTYHNGDELTAQDFVYSFERLAASDESRRAYFILDSIGVKHSTDDAGNYVPESMGVSAPDDYTLKLELAEPFHATLPMLAYTSFAAVPEGLVGDIQGYDGQLTYQEFSTSDPVGCGPFSFDQWSSNTDVSVSRFGDYHGDVPNVEGVHWQIMSDANARYTYAMNQNADAFSIPTQFYNPNKVNVQNTDDRGRQVGTYGPVRNGETLNYVGVSTIDAYYMGFNTNQVPKPVRKAAAYAMNQQQLVQQVFKGRGEPAYHLTPPAIYPGGTEAYTQHAEQNYPYGYGQTNLQKARQVMEEAGYGPNNKASFTFTVYQSSNTWPQVGQLLRDKLASAHIQMNIESAPFSTLLKRGRQGNLQAYSLGWVMDWPAPDNFLQLLNPPQTDTSQDAPISYFNWSGTNASQRAKQAWNTVQQNTAPTDAAEKQRNQAYVQMETANWQDVALLPVYHELEQRFWYDGVDIQKFGAAGTSRQMFNQASVDQSGGGSN, from the coding sequence ATGTCGGAACAAGACACGACTCGTCGCTCGTTCTTGGCGGCGACCGGGAGCGCGGCGTCGGCCGTCGCATTGGGGAGCGGATTCGCCGAGGAGAGCGCCGCACAGGAGACGACGAGTGGCGGGCAAGACGGCGGTCAGGGTGGCGGAACGCTGAATCTCATCAACTCCACGTTGAGTACGCTCGACCCCATCAAGGCGACCGACACCGCGTCCGGGGAGGTCATCCAGCAGGTGTTCGACGCCCTGATGAACTACCCGAACGGCCAGACCAACGTCGAGACGTTGCTGGCGAAGGGGTATCAGGTGTCGGACGACTTCAAGACGTACACGTTCAATCTGAAGCAGGGCGTCACGTACCACAACGGCGACGAACTCACCGCACAAGACTTCGTCTACTCCTTCGAGCGGCTCGCGGCCTCGGACGAGTCCCGGCGGGCGTACTTCATCTTGGACTCCATCGGGGTGAAACACTCCACGGACGACGCGGGCAACTACGTCCCCGAGTCGATGGGCGTCTCGGCTCCCGACGATTACACCTTGAAGTTGGAACTCGCCGAGCCGTTCCACGCCACGCTCCCGATGCTGGCGTACACCTCCTTCGCGGCGGTTCCCGAGGGACTGGTCGGCGACATCCAAGGCTACGACGGCCAACTCACCTATCAGGAGTTCTCGACCAGCGACCCCGTGGGCTGTGGCCCGTTCAGCTTCGACCAGTGGAGTTCGAATACGGACGTGTCGGTGTCGCGGTTCGGCGACTACCACGGCGACGTGCCGAACGTCGAGGGCGTCCACTGGCAGATCATGTCGGACGCGAACGCCCGGTACACCTACGCGATGAACCAGAACGCCGACGCGTTCTCCATCCCGACCCAGTTCTACAACCCCAACAAGGTCAACGTCCAGAACACCGACGACCGCGGGCGACAGGTCGGGACCTACGGCCCGGTCCGGAACGGCGAGACGCTGAACTACGTCGGCGTCTCGACTATCGACGCCTACTACATGGGGTTCAACACGAACCAAGTGCCGAAACCCGTCCGGAAGGCCGCCGCCTACGCGATGAACCAACAGCAACTCGTCCAACAGGTGTTCAAAGGTCGCGGGGAACCGGCCTACCACCTCACGCCGCCCGCGATATACCCCGGCGGAACCGAAGCCTACACCCAGCACGCCGAGCAGAACTACCCCTACGGCTACGGCCAAACCAACCTCCAGAAAGCCCGGCAGGTGATGGAGGAGGCGGGCTACGGTCCGAACAACAAGGCGAGTTTCACCTTCACCGTCTACCAGAGTTCGAACACGTGGCCGCAGGTCGGCCAACTCCTGCGGGACAAACTCGCCAGCGCCCACATCCAGATGAACATCGAGAGCGCGCCGTTCTCGACGCTCCTCAAGCGCGGTCGGCAGGGGAACTTGCAGGCGTACTCGCTGGGGTGGGTCATGGACTGGCCCGCGCCGGACAACTTCCTGCAACTGCTGAATCCGCCACAGACCGACACGTCTCAAGACGCCCCCATCTCGTACTTCAACTGGTCGGGGACGAACGCCTCCCAGCGGGCCAAGCAGGCGTGGAACACGGTCCAGCAGAACACCGCGCCAACCGACGCCGCCGAGAAACAGCGCAATCAGGCGTACGTCCAGATGGAGACGGCCAACTGGCAGGACGTGGCGCTACTCCCGGTCTACCACGAACTCGAACAGCGGTTCTGGTACGACGGCGTCGATATCCAGAAGTTCGGCGCGGCCGGAACCAGCCGCCAGATGTTCAATCAGGCCTCGGTGGACCAGTCGGGCGGCGGGTCGAACTGA
- a CDS encoding lipoate--protein ligase family protein: MALSDREWRLIREESRRGPRNMALDEIAAATAAEEGIRTVRVYQWDPSTLSLGYRQDPDTVAWDYCEREGITVTRRPTGGGGIYHDRHGDISYSIVAPADELPGDLMETYEMLCEPVFDAFERLGIDARFTDEKLPEIHQPACYLRELHPAHDIVAGAEGRKISGNAQYRRKDAVIQHGSLKFDCDAERHLATFAHPETTPEEFRERVTTMNEQAEVTRTEAVEAVEEALREWADADEDGWTDEELARAEERAQAKFEADAWVRDREDPTES; the protein is encoded by the coding sequence ATGGCGCTGTCCGACCGGGAATGGCGGCTGATTCGCGAGGAGTCCCGACGCGGTCCCCGCAACATGGCTCTGGACGAAATCGCCGCGGCGACCGCGGCCGAGGAGGGCATTCGGACCGTTCGGGTCTACCAGTGGGACCCCAGCACGCTCTCGCTGGGCTACCGGCAGGACCCCGACACCGTGGCGTGGGACTACTGCGAGCGGGAAGGTATCACCGTCACCCGCAGGCCCACCGGCGGCGGCGGTATCTACCACGACCGCCACGGCGACATCTCCTACTCCATCGTCGCGCCCGCCGACGAACTGCCGGGCGACCTGATGGAGACCTACGAGATGCTGTGCGAACCGGTCTTCGACGCCTTCGAGCGACTGGGCATCGACGCGCGATTCACCGACGAGAAACTGCCCGAAATCCACCAACCGGCCTGCTACCTGCGGGAACTCCACCCCGCCCACGACATCGTGGCCGGAGCGGAGGGGCGAAAAATCTCGGGCAACGCCCAGTACCGCCGGAAGGACGCCGTCATCCAGCACGGTTCGCTGAAGTTCGACTGCGACGCCGAGCGTCACTTGGCGACGTTCGCACACCCCGAGACCACGCCCGAGGAGTTCCGCGAGCGCGTGACGACGATGAACGAGCAGGCGGAGGTGACGCGGACCGAGGCCGTCGAAGCCGTCGAGGAGGCCCTGCGCGAGTGGGCCGACGCCGACGAGGACGGGTGGACCGACGAGGAACTGGCCCGCGCGGAGGAGCGCGCCCAAGCAAAGTTCGAGGCCGACGCGTGGGTCCGGGACCGCGAGGACCCGACGGAGAGCTAG
- a CDS encoding deoxyribonuclease IV, producing MRVGAHESIAGGVYNAVDAQIDDGGNCGQIFTHSPQVWQDPNIGDDEAEQFRTVSADNDVGPWVIHSSYLVNLCTPKDDLREKSIDSMQKEVDAAEKLDIPYVNVHLGAHTGAGVEGGLDNAASALDELDIPEGVTVLIESDAGSGTKLGGDFEHLAEVLDRSEQDLDVCIDTAHAFAAGYDLSTEEAVRDTIAEFDEVVGLEHLECVHLNDSKHECGTNKDEHAHIGEGLIGEEGMRAFINHPDLADVPLVLETPHEDGKGFAWNIERVRELRED from the coding sequence ATGAGAGTTGGCGCGCACGAATCCATCGCTGGCGGCGTCTACAACGCCGTAGACGCCCAGATAGACGACGGCGGAAACTGCGGACAGATTTTCACCCACTCCCCGCAGGTCTGGCAGGACCCGAACATCGGCGACGACGAGGCCGAGCAGTTCCGCACCGTCTCGGCCGACAACGACGTGGGACCGTGGGTCATCCACTCGTCGTACCTCGTGAACCTCTGTACGCCGAAAGACGACCTCCGCGAGAAGTCCATCGACTCGATGCAGAAGGAGGTCGACGCCGCCGAGAAATTGGACATCCCGTACGTCAACGTCCACCTCGGCGCGCACACCGGCGCGGGCGTCGAGGGTGGCCTCGACAACGCCGCGAGCGCGCTGGACGAGTTGGATATTCCGGAGGGCGTGACCGTCCTCATCGAGAGCGACGCCGGGTCGGGCACGAAGTTGGGCGGGGACTTCGAACACCTCGCGGAAGTCCTCGACCGCTCCGAGCAGGACCTCGACGTGTGTATCGACACCGCCCACGCCTTCGCGGCGGGCTACGACCTCTCGACCGAGGAGGCCGTCCGCGACACTATCGCCGAGTTCGACGAGGTGGTGGGTCTCGAACACCTCGAATGCGTCCACCTCAACGACTCGAAACACGAGTGCGGGACGAACAAGGACGAACACGCCCACATCGGCGAAGGTCTCATCGGCGAGGAGGGCATGCGCGCCTTTATCAACCACCCGGACCTCGCGGACGTGCCGCTGGTCCTCGAAACGCCCCACGAGGACGGCAAGGGCTTCGCGTGGAACATCGAGCGCGTGAGAGAACTGCGCGAGGACTGA
- a CDS encoding AzlD domain-containing protein has translation MATGYGTTTLWLIILAGGVGTYALRLSFVALFGRLDDVPEGVERALRFVPAAVLSALVLPEFVYSDGALALSPANPELLAGVLAAAVAWKTEDILATLVAGMAGLWVLTFLLG, from the coding sequence ATGGCGACCGGCTACGGGACGACGACGCTCTGGCTGATTATCCTCGCGGGCGGCGTCGGCACCTACGCGCTCAGGCTCTCGTTCGTCGCGCTGTTCGGCAGACTCGACGACGTTCCCGAGGGCGTCGAGCGCGCGCTCCGGTTCGTCCCCGCGGCGGTCCTCTCGGCGCTGGTCCTCCCGGAGTTCGTCTATTCGGACGGCGCGCTCGCGCTCTCGCCCGCCAACCCGGAACTGCTCGCGGGCGTCCTCGCGGCCGCGGTGGCGTGGAAGACCGAGGACATCCTCGCGACGCTCGTCGCCGGGATGGCGGGGCTGTGGGTTCTGACGTTCCTCCTCGGGTGA
- a CDS encoding helix-turn-helix domain-containing protein has product MADSMAEYLQKDMECEGLLECIHGLKELDRECFQVLVETEEPLTIDEVADRVDRERSTAYRSIQRLLQSGFVQKEQVNYEQGGYYHVYRPTDPDEVADDMQRMLNDWYAKMGQLLQEFRDKYDDQQAVAAEN; this is encoded by the coding sequence ATGGCAGATTCGATGGCCGAATACCTGCAGAAGGATATGGAGTGTGAGGGCCTGCTGGAGTGCATCCACGGTCTGAAAGAACTCGACCGGGAGTGTTTTCAAGTCCTCGTCGAGACCGAGGAGCCACTGACCATCGACGAGGTGGCCGACCGAGTGGACCGGGAACGCTCGACCGCCTACCGGTCGATTCAGCGACTCCTCCAGTCCGGTTTCGTCCAGAAGGAGCAGGTCAACTACGAACAGGGCGGTTACTACCACGTCTACCGGCCGACCGACCCCGACGAGGTGGCCGACGACATGCAGCGGATGCTCAACGACTGGTACGCCAAGATGGGCCAACTGTTGCAGGAGTTTCGGGACAAGTACGACGACCAGCAGGCGGTCGCGGCCGAGAACTGA
- a CDS encoding redoxin domain-containing protein produces the protein MSDSTGVAVGESVEDVAETLVYPDGETTETALSDLLTEAPVLLTFYTNDFSPDCIEEWCSFRDYDWFTSNDAVQVVGVSKSRAFTHRKFIDHLGLQFPLYADTDLDISSAFGVAYRVFKVAPRSRRSCFLLDSDGVVRYKWISEHPLDPTRDQPPISDIHEAIADEFDDEGPETFGF, from the coding sequence ATGAGCGATTCTACCGGCGTGGCCGTCGGCGAGTCGGTCGAAGACGTGGCCGAGACGCTGGTCTACCCCGACGGAGAGACGACCGAGACGGCACTTTCGGACCTGCTTACCGAGGCTCCCGTCCTATTGACGTTCTACACGAACGACTTCAGTCCCGACTGCATCGAGGAGTGGTGTTCGTTCCGCGACTACGACTGGTTCACCAGCAACGACGCGGTGCAGGTCGTCGGCGTCAGCAAGTCCCGCGCGTTCACCCACCGGAAGTTCATCGACCACCTTGGACTCCAGTTTCCCCTCTACGCCGACACCGACCTCGACATCTCGTCGGCGTTCGGCGTGGCGTATCGCGTGTTCAAGGTCGCTCCTCGGTCGCGTCGGTCGTGTTTTCTGCTGGACTCGGACGGCGTCGTCCGGTACAAGTGGATCTCCGAGCATCCGCTCGACCCGACCCGCGACCAGCCCCCGATTTCGGACATTCACGAGGCCATCGCCGACGAGTTCGACGACGAGGGGCCGGAGACGTTCGGGTTCTAG
- a CDS encoding aminopeptidase: MDPRVRDHAEILVDHCTSVEPSDDVLVQVPPAAEDLAVAVAEEVGEVGANPSISLRSSRATRAYLRASDPEDFECPDHELAEMESADVIIIVKGDRNTATMSDVPSDALSAYTQARRPIQEARMGKRWVGTQFPATGNAQKAEMSTEEYEEFVYEAVNKDWAAQREHQAQMVEILDPADEVRIVSGDSTDLRMSVAGMKTVNDDGKKNLPGGEVFTAPVPDSVEGEVLFDKPLLRHGREIQDAYLRFEAGEVVAHDASKNADLLASILDTDEGARRLGELGIGMNRDIDRFTYNMLFDEKMGDTVHMAVGKAIEETVPEGQPLNESSVHMDMIVDMSEDSYIEVDGEVVQRDGTFRFEDGFEK, from the coding sequence ATGGACCCACGAGTCCGAGACCACGCCGAGATTCTCGTCGATCACTGCACGAGCGTCGAACCGAGCGACGACGTACTCGTCCAAGTGCCGCCCGCGGCCGAAGACCTCGCGGTCGCCGTCGCCGAGGAGGTCGGCGAGGTCGGCGCGAACCCGTCGATATCGCTCCGGAGTTCCCGCGCGACGCGAGCGTACCTGCGGGCCAGCGACCCCGAGGACTTCGAGTGCCCCGACCACGAGCTGGCCGAGATGGAGAGCGCCGACGTAATCATCATCGTGAAGGGCGACCGCAACACCGCGACGATGAGCGACGTGCCCTCCGACGCGCTCTCGGCGTACACGCAGGCCCGCCGCCCGATTCAGGAAGCGCGCATGGGCAAACGCTGGGTCGGCACCCAGTTCCCCGCGACCGGCAACGCCCAGAAGGCCGAGATGAGTACCGAGGAGTACGAGGAGTTCGTCTACGAGGCGGTCAACAAAGACTGGGCGGCCCAGCGCGAACACCAAGCCCAGATGGTCGAGATTCTGGACCCCGCCGACGAGGTGCGAATCGTCTCGGGCGACTCCACGGACCTCCGGATGAGCGTCGCGGGCATGAAGACGGTCAACGACGACGGGAAGAAGAACCTCCCCGGCGGCGAGGTGTTCACCGCGCCGGTCCCCGATTCGGTCGAGGGCGAGGTGCTGTTCGACAAACCGCTCCTCCGCCACGGCCGCGAGATTCAGGACGCCTACCTCCGATTCGAGGCGGGCGAAGTCGTCGCCCACGACGCCTCGAAGAACGCCGACCTGCTGGCCAGCATCCTCGACACCGACGAGGGCGCGCGCCGCCTCGGCGAACTCGGCATCGGGATGAACCGCGACATCGACCGGTTCACCTACAACATGCTCTTCGACGAGAAGATGGGCGACACGGTTCACATGGCCGTCGGCAAGGCCATCGAGGAGACGGTACCCGAGGGACAACCGCTCAACGAGAGTTCGGTCCACATGGACATGATAGTGGACATGAGCGAGGATTCGTACATCGAAGTGGACGGGGAAGTCGTCCAACGCGACGGAACCTTCCGGTTCGAGGACGGCTTCGAGAAGTAG
- a CDS encoding DUF7095 family protein: MNRDEAIERVEEVLDTVENETMPVPVRELWVYGDAALGLDPVERLDVYVTKDILLRGDDGNAAEEFRKSHGVEGVGKTVRAEWAEQFPEYIRANDSGHAAPEQCLAAHLLPDDEPVHLEVCNSSFEDNVTQRLQGAIQRESYEQILDPRGVCLWAEGQRSDEALRKLRESELAFPTLPDALEMLGMDAGQTDEAAEAVESYRKRQEGATVRGDVV, encoded by the coding sequence ATGAACCGAGACGAGGCCATCGAGCGGGTCGAGGAGGTCCTCGATACCGTCGAGAACGAGACGATGCCCGTGCCGGTCCGCGAGCTGTGGGTCTACGGCGACGCGGCGCTCGGACTCGACCCCGTGGAGCGACTGGACGTGTACGTCACGAAGGACATCCTCCTCCGAGGAGACGACGGGAACGCCGCCGAGGAGTTCCGGAAGTCCCACGGCGTCGAGGGCGTCGGCAAGACCGTCCGCGCTGAGTGGGCCGAACAGTTCCCCGAGTACATCCGCGCCAACGACAGCGGGCACGCCGCGCCGGAGCAGTGTCTGGCCGCCCACCTCCTGCCCGACGACGAACCGGTTCACCTCGAAGTCTGCAACTCCAGTTTCGAGGACAACGTGACCCAGCGCCTACAGGGCGCGATTCAGCGCGAGAGCTACGAGCAGATTCTGGACCCCCGAGGAGTCTGTCTGTGGGCGGAGGGCCAGCGGAGCGACGAGGCCCTGCGCAAGCTCCGGGAGAGCGAACTCGCCTTTCCGACGCTCCCCGACGCCTTGGAGATGCTGGGCATGGACGCCGGGCAGACCGACGAGGCCGCCGAGGCGGTCGAGTCCTACCGGAAGCGCCAAGAGGGCGCGACGGTCCGCGGCGACGTGGTGTAA
- a CDS encoding class I SAM-dependent methyltransferase codes for MREFSADYLEDTRRGMWDDRAALADLELDSRERVLDVGCGTGELSRVLAEESAADGTPAEVVGVDADPDLLAVAREEAGIETVAGDALRLPFPDDAFDLVVCQALLINLPDPAAAVAEFRRVSTDLVAAVEPDNAAVAVESTVETESDLAARARRAYLSGVETDVTLGGSGTREAFDAAGLAEVSTRRHVHARTVEPPYADRDLRAARRKASGEGLADDRATLLAGDLSADEYDDLRTDWREMGRSVIEQMRAGEYRRAEVVPFYVTVGSV; via the coding sequence GTGCGAGAGTTCTCCGCCGACTACCTCGAAGACACGCGCCGCGGGATGTGGGACGACCGCGCGGCGCTCGCCGACCTCGAACTCGACTCCCGAGAGCGCGTCCTCGACGTGGGATGCGGGACGGGCGAGTTGTCGCGGGTCCTCGCCGAGGAGTCCGCCGCCGACGGGACGCCCGCGGAAGTCGTCGGGGTGGACGCCGACCCGGACTTGCTGGCGGTGGCCCGCGAGGAGGCCGGTATCGAGACCGTCGCGGGCGACGCGCTCCGCCTGCCGTTCCCCGACGACGCGTTCGACCTCGTGGTCTGTCAGGCCCTCCTCATCAACCTCCCCGACCCCGCGGCCGCGGTGGCCGAGTTCCGGCGGGTCTCGACCGACCTCGTGGCCGCGGTCGAACCCGACAACGCCGCGGTGGCGGTCGAATCGACCGTCGAAACGGAGAGCGACCTCGCGGCCCGCGCCCGGCGGGCCTACCTGTCGGGCGTCGAGACCGACGTGACTTTGGGCGGGTCGGGCACCCGCGAGGCGTTCGACGCCGCCGGACTCGCCGAGGTGTCCACGCGCCGCCACGTCCATGCCCGGACAGTCGAACCGCCCTACGCCGACCGGGACCTGCGCGCGGCCCGCCGGAAGGCCAGCGGCGAGGGACTGGCCGACGACCGGGCGACCCTGCTGGCGGGGGACCTCTCGGCAGACGAGTACGACGACCTCCGGACCGACTGGCGCGAGATGGGCCGGAGCGTCATCGAGCAGATGCGCGCGGGCGAGTACCGGCGCGCCGAGGTCGTTCCGTTCTACGTGACCGTCGGGTCGGTCTGA
- a CDS encoding AzlC family ABC transporter permease has product MSSPRADFLSGVRVAAPITLGVLPFGMVAGVAAVGVGMSALQAVGMSVVVFAGASQLAAIELIGRNAPAAVVVATVLVVNLRLVMYSASIAPYFQRQSAKWKAALSYLLTDQAYAVSLLEFENDEETSRRWYYLGVAVPLWVTWQAATVVGVLLGARLPSGWHLEFAVPLVFLAVLVPAVTDRATGAAAVVGGTTAVVANGLPYNLGLILAAVVGIGAGVAVESVSATSTDTNDEEGA; this is encoded by the coding sequence GTGTCATCTCCACGCGCAGACTTTCTCTCGGGCGTTCGAGTCGCCGCGCCGATTACCCTCGGCGTCTTGCCCTTCGGCATGGTCGCTGGCGTCGCGGCGGTCGGCGTCGGCATGTCCGCGTTACAGGCGGTCGGCATGTCGGTCGTCGTCTTCGCCGGGGCCTCGCAACTCGCCGCGATAGAGTTGATCGGTCGCAACGCTCCCGCCGCGGTCGTCGTGGCGACCGTCCTCGTGGTGAACCTCCGACTCGTGATGTACAGCGCCTCTATCGCGCCGTACTTCCAGCGCCAGTCGGCCAAGTGGAAGGCGGCGCTCTCCTATCTCCTGACCGACCAAGCCTACGCCGTCTCGCTGTTGGAGTTCGAGAACGACGAGGAGACGAGCCGTCGGTGGTACTACCTCGGCGTCGCGGTCCCGCTGTGGGTCACGTGGCAGGCCGCCACGGTAGTCGGCGTCCTGCTGGGTGCGCGCCTCCCCTCGGGCTGGCACCTCGAATTCGCGGTCCCGCTGGTCTTCCTCGCGGTACTGGTCCCGGCGGTCACCGACCGGGCGACCGGCGCGGCCGCGGTCGTCGGCGGGACCACCGCGGTCGTCGCGAACGGACTGCCGTACAACCTCGGACTGATACTCGCGGCGGTCGTCGGCATCGGGGCCGGAGTAGCCGTCGAGTCCGTCTCCGCAACCTCGACAGATACTAACGACGAGGAGGGAGCGTAG
- a CDS encoding serine/threonine-protein kinase RIO2, with product MVQNVAGMLTELEPEDFHLLSGIEQGMRFSEWVAREKIPEFSRLTAEEVDYRIDRCLDRELVERNTIQYEGYRLKFEGYDALALHTFAERESVEGFGSPLGVGKESDVYEVQSYKPLALKYHREGYTNFREVMKERDYTSDREHVSWFYTARKAAEREYEALEALYPDVKVPRPVDHNRHAIVMEKIDGVELSRTKLEDEQVVPILDLILSEMADAYAEGYVHADMSEYNVFVNTEGITIFDWPQATPTDHENADEFLERDVENVVGYFRRKYPRLVPDDVDAATLADTLADGEFETVRDYGASA from the coding sequence ATGGTTCAGAACGTCGCGGGCATGCTGACAGAGTTGGAACCGGAGGACTTCCACCTGCTGTCGGGCATCGAACAAGGGATGCGGTTCTCCGAGTGGGTCGCCCGCGAGAAGATTCCCGAGTTCTCGCGGTTGACCGCCGAGGAGGTCGACTACCGAATCGACAGGTGTCTCGACCGGGAACTCGTCGAGCGAAACACGATTCAGTACGAGGGCTACCGACTCAAGTTCGAGGGGTACGACGCGCTGGCGCTCCACACCTTCGCCGAGCGCGAGAGCGTCGAAGGGTTCGGGTCGCCGCTGGGCGTCGGCAAGGAGAGCGACGTGTACGAGGTCCAGTCGTACAAGCCGCTCGCGCTGAAGTACCACCGCGAGGGCTACACCAACTTCCGGGAGGTCATGAAAGAGCGCGATTACACCTCCGACCGCGAACACGTCTCGTGGTTCTACACCGCCCGGAAGGCCGCCGAGCGCGAGTACGAGGCGCTCGAAGCCCTCTATCCCGACGTGAAGGTCCCCCGACCGGTGGACCACAACCGCCACGCCATCGTGATGGAGAAAATAGACGGCGTGGAGCTGTCCCGCACGAAACTCGAAGACGAGCAGGTGGTGCCGATTCTCGACCTGATTCTCTCGGAGATGGCCGACGCTTACGCCGAGGGCTACGTCCACGCCGACATGAGCGAGTACAACGTCTTCGTCAACACCGAGGGCATCACCATCTTCGACTGGCCACAGGCCACGCCGACCGACCACGAGAACGCCGACGAGTTCTTGGAGCGCGACGTGGAGAACGTCGTCGGCTACTTCCGGCGGAAGTACCCTCGGCTCGTGCCGGACGACGTGGACGCCGCGACGCTCGCGGACACCCTCGCCGACGGCGAGTTCGAGACGGTCCGCGACTACGGCGCGTCCGCGTAA
- the ubaA gene encoding SAMP-activating enzyme E1, translated as MSLSLDSTQLDRYSRHIIMDEVGPDGQQALLDAAVLVIGAGGLGAPAIQYLAAAGVGTLGVADDDEVELSNLQRQIIHGDGDVGRPKVESAADFVGDLNPDVDVETHEVRVEPGNAEELIADYDFVVDATDNFRTRYLVNDACTLSGTPFSHGAIYKFEGQVTTFTTEGPCYRCLFPEAPPEGMVADCASTGVLGVLPGTLGCIQATETVKYLLGAGDLLDGRMIFYDAMAMSFEEVEFRRNPECPVCGDDPIETLAQVEYADESCPVNAD; from the coding sequence ATGAGCCTCTCGCTCGACTCGACTCAACTCGACCGCTACTCGCGGCACATCATCATGGACGAGGTGGGTCCCGACGGACAGCAGGCGCTCCTCGACGCCGCCGTGCTGGTAATCGGCGCGGGCGGACTCGGCGCGCCAGCCATCCAGTACCTCGCGGCCGCGGGCGTGGGCACCCTCGGCGTCGCCGACGACGACGAGGTAGAACTGAGCAACCTCCAGCGCCAGATAATCCACGGCGACGGCGACGTGGGGCGGCCGAAAGTCGAGTCGGCGGCCGACTTCGTGGGCGACCTGAACCCCGACGTGGACGTGGAGACGCACGAGGTCCGGGTCGAACCCGGCAACGCCGAGGAGCTAATCGCCGACTACGACTTCGTGGTGGACGCCACCGACAACTTCCGGACCCGCTACCTCGTCAACGACGCCTGTACGCTCTCGGGGACGCCGTTCTCCCACGGTGCCATCTACAAGTTCGAGGGGCAGGTCACGACGTTCACGACCGAGGGACCCTGTTACCGGTGTCTGTTCCCCGAAGCGCCGCCGGAGGGGATGGTCGCCGACTGCGCGAGTACCGGCGTGTTGGGCGTCCTCCCCGGTACGCTCGGCTGTATTCAGGCCACCGAGACAGTGAAGTACCTGTTGGGGGCGGGCGACCTCCTCGACGGTCGGATGATATTCTACGACGCGATGGCGATGTCCTTCGAGGAGGTCGAGTTCCGGCGGAACCCCGAGTGTCCGGTCTGTGGCGACGACCCCATCGAGACGCTCGCGCAGGTCGAGTACGCCGACGAGTCGTGTCCGGTGAACGCCGACTGA
- a CDS encoding 50S ribosomal protein L15e, which produces MAKSFYSHIKDAWKDPGDGDLAELQWQRKQEWREQGAIERIERPTRLDKARELGYKAKQGVVVARVSVRKGSARKERFKAGRRTKRQGVNRIYRRKNLQRIGEERSSRKFKNLRVLNSYWVGEDGSQKWFEVILLDPEHPAIENDDDLNWICDDSHKGRAFRGLTSAGQSNRGLQQRGKGTEHNRPSNNSGQGRAK; this is translated from the coding sequence ATGGCAAAGAGCTTCTACTCACACATCAAGGACGCGTGGAAGGACCCCGGCGACGGCGACCTCGCCGAACTCCAGTGGCAGCGAAAGCAGGAATGGCGCGAACAGGGCGCTATCGAGCGCATCGAGCGACCGACTCGCCTCGACAAGGCCCGCGAACTGGGCTACAAGGCCAAGCAGGGCGTCGTCGTCGCTCGCGTCAGCGTGCGCAAAGGGTCGGCCCGCAAGGAGCGGTTCAAGGCTGGCCGACGCACGAAGCGACAGGGTGTCAACCGCATCTACCGACGCAAGAACCTCCAGCGCATCGGCGAGGAGCGTTCCAGTCGGAAGTTCAAGAACCTGCGCGTGCTGAACTCCTACTGGGTCGGCGAGGACGGCAGCCAGAAGTGGTTCGAAGTGATTCTGCTGGACCCCGAGCATCCGGCCATCGAGAACGACGACGACCTCAACTGGATCTGCGACGACTCCCACAAGGGTCGGGCTTTCCGCGGCCTGACCAGTGCGGGCCAGAGCAACCGTGGTCTCCAGCAGCGTGGCAAGGGCACGGAACACAACCGCCCGAGCAACAACAGCGGTCAGGGTCGCGCGAAGTAG
- a CDS encoding DUF1328 family protein, translating to MLELAIGFAVLAIIAAALGAGGVAGLSMDIAKWLVIVFLVLAVVSLVL from the coding sequence ATTCTCGAACTTGCAATCGGGTTCGCCGTCCTCGCCATCATCGCCGCCGCGCTCGGCGCGGGCGGCGTCGCGGGGTTGTCGATGGACATCGCCAAGTGGCTGGTCATCGTCTTCCTCGTCCTCGCGGTGGTCTCGTTGGTGCTGTGA